One Brevibacterium spongiae DNA segment encodes these proteins:
- a CDS encoding shikimate dehydrogenase family protein, translated as MRIRAAVLGSPIAHSKSPLLHRSAFAALGLDTSEYSRFELVADELEAFLDAHPQHTGFSLTMPLKDRLVELAGIRGWSLEDTAALTGAGNTLVRTGSQTAVANTDVRGIVRAVAPHLSRARGDGAACPDQHGAGAGRATILGAGATAASAMVACRDLDLTHVDIRVRNPNRTGRVLDLAAQLGLTTTVGRLDRIDDSEVVISTLPAEAVPEPIWAESFTAGAAVALDVAYAAESAFLAAAAAHGLHPVDGTAMLVEQAVAQFELFLEAARQADASVDDSAQAAAASGLPTDQDLPAGDELREQVADAMYAALAESAAAPRA; from the coding sequence ATGAGAATCCGTGCTGCGGTGCTGGGGTCGCCGATCGCACATTCGAAGTCTCCGCTGCTGCACCGCAGCGCGTTTGCGGCCCTCGGCCTGGACACGAGTGAGTACTCACGGTTCGAACTCGTCGCCGATGAGCTTGAGGCGTTCCTCGACGCGCATCCCCAGCACACGGGGTTCTCGCTGACGATGCCGCTCAAGGACCGCCTCGTCGAGTTGGCCGGCATTCGCGGCTGGTCGCTCGAGGACACTGCCGCTCTCACCGGAGCCGGCAACACCCTCGTCCGCACCGGCAGCCAGACCGCGGTGGCGAACACTGATGTGCGCGGCATCGTCCGTGCCGTCGCCCCGCACCTGAGCCGGGCCCGGGGCGACGGGGCGGCGTGTCCCGATCAGCACGGTGCGGGAGCCGGACGAGCGACGATCCTCGGTGCCGGGGCCACAGCCGCCTCGGCGATGGTGGCCTGCCGCGATCTCGACCTCACCCATGTCGACATTCGCGTGCGCAACCCGAACCGGACCGGGAGAGTCCTCGACCTCGCCGCACAGCTGGGGCTGACGACCACGGTGGGTCGGCTCGACCGGATCGATGACTCCGAGGTCGTCATCTCCACCCTTCCCGCCGAGGCGGTTCCCGAGCCGATCTGGGCCGAATCCTTCACCGCCGGCGCAGCAGTGGCCCTCGACGTCGCCTACGCCGCGGAATCGGCATTCCTCGCCGCGGCCGCAGCCCACGGCCTGCACCCGGTCGACGGAACGGCGATGCTCGTCGAACAGGCCGTCGCCCAGTTCGAGCTGTTCCTGGAAGCAGCACGGCAAGCCGACGCCTCGGTCGACGATTCCGCACAGGCCGCCGCTGCGTCCGGGCTGCCGACCGATCAGGACCTGCCGGCCGGGGACGAGCTGCGCGAGCAGGTCGCGGACGCGATGTACGCAGCCCTGGCCGAATCCGCTGCCGCGCCGCGGGCCTGA
- the mltG gene encoding endolytic transglycosylase MltG: protein MNPFPGEFSADDGLSRAEIRAKKRRRMMRRRRTTTIIVICVLIFGIGGFFGVRAAGGVFDDLFGPKGDYEGQGTNEVSIEIAPGSSARTVANQLVEEGVVMNSEPFLDEIERRDATIQAGTWTMREKMSSKAAVEALINPIAPPKITVAEGKQVEEIKAIMIESGMNADEVDKAIDDKTPKDYGLEIDAPSLEGYLYPATYDMKKSKTAEDVVQEMVDKTETELDELGIEHKDANRVLTLASLVEKESPGDEEVRKKVARVFLNRISEKSQTGGLLQSDATVAYIHGARSDLTTTKKERQSDSPYNTYKKKGLPPGPINAPSQGAVEAALEPADGDWQFFVATNPDTGETKFAKTYEEHQKNVEIYRKWLKEHNSDGGKE, encoded by the coding sequence ATGAACCCCTTCCCAGGTGAGTTCTCAGCAGACGACGGACTGAGCCGTGCGGAGATCAGGGCGAAGAAGCGACGCCGGATGATGCGTCGGCGCCGGACGACGACGATCATCGTCATCTGCGTCCTCATCTTCGGCATCGGCGGATTCTTCGGCGTCCGAGCGGCCGGGGGAGTCTTCGACGACCTCTTCGGTCCCAAGGGCGACTACGAAGGACAGGGCACCAACGAGGTGTCCATCGAGATCGCCCCCGGATCCTCGGCGCGCACCGTGGCCAACCAGCTCGTCGAGGAGGGCGTGGTCATGAACTCCGAACCCTTCCTCGACGAGATCGAACGCCGGGATGCGACGATCCAGGCCGGCACCTGGACGATGCGGGAGAAGATGAGCTCGAAGGCCGCGGTCGAGGCGCTCATCAACCCCATCGCCCCACCGAAGATCACGGTCGCCGAAGGCAAACAGGTCGAGGAGATCAAGGCGATCATGATCGAATCGGGAATGAACGCCGACGAGGTCGACAAGGCCATCGACGACAAGACTCCGAAGGACTACGGTCTCGAGATCGACGCACCGAGCCTCGAAGGCTACCTGTACCCGGCGACCTACGACATGAAGAAGTCGAAGACCGCCGAGGATGTCGTCCAGGAGATGGTCGACAAGACCGAGACCGAACTCGACGAACTCGGAATCGAGCACAAGGACGCCAACCGCGTGCTCACCCTGGCCAGCCTCGTGGAGAAGGAATCACCGGGAGACGAAGAGGTGCGCAAGAAGGTCGCTCGCGTCTTCCTCAACAGGATCTCTGAGAAGTCTCAGACCGGCGGACTGCTGCAGTCCGATGCCACGGTGGCCTATATCCATGGTGCCCGTTCGGACCTGACGACGACGAAGAAGGAACGCCAGTCGGATTCGCCGTACAACACGTACAAGAAGAAGGGGCTGCCGCCCGGACCGATCAACGCCCCGAGCCAGGGCGCGGTGGAAGCCGCCCTCGAACCGGCCGACGGCGATTGGCAGTTCTTCGTGGCCACGAACCCGGATACGGGGGAGACGAAGTTCGCGAAGACCTACGAGGAGCACCAGAAGAACGTCGAGATCTACCGGAAGTGGCTCAAGGAGCACAACTCCGACGGCGGCAAGGAATGA
- the ruvX gene encoding Holliday junction resolvase RuvX: MSFRRGRRLGLDIGSVRIGVASCDPDGILASPLAVVRRKDEPAALRELREIVEEYEPIELLAGDPKSLDGAARAAAASALEFARKIAAATGTPVRLVDERFTTVEAHHALAAAGKSSRQRREIVDAQAAVIILQNALEFEHNTGVPAGREMPDEESEQ, translated from the coding sequence GTGAGTTTCCGCCGAGGTCGCCGACTGGGCCTCGACATCGGCTCGGTCCGCATCGGGGTCGCCTCCTGCGATCCCGACGGCATCCTCGCCTCCCCGCTTGCCGTGGTGCGTCGCAAGGACGAACCGGCGGCCCTGCGGGAACTGCGCGAGATCGTCGAGGAGTACGAACCCATCGAACTCCTCGCCGGCGATCCGAAATCCCTCGATGGGGCCGCCCGCGCGGCGGCCGCCTCGGCGCTGGAGTTCGCTCGGAAGATCGCCGCTGCCACGGGCACACCCGTCAGGCTCGTCGACGAACGCTTCACCACAGTCGAAGCCCACCACGCTCTGGCAGCGGCCGGAAAGTCCTCACGTCAGCGGCGCGAGATCGTCGATGCCCAGGCCGCTGTCATCATCCTGCAGAACGCCCTCGAGTTCGAACACAACACCGGTGTCCCCGCCGGCCGTGAGATGCCCGACGAGGAGAGTGAGCAATGA
- the alaS gene encoding alanine--tRNA ligase, which produces MKTAEIKQRWLDYFEANGHTVVPSASVISSDPSILFNIAGMVQFIPYLTGREPAPFNRATSVQKCVRTADIEEVGKTTRHGTFFQMNGNFSFGDYFKRDAIKFAWGLLTNPVADGGLGFAPEKLWATVHEDDSETIDMWLEQTSIPRERIQLRDNEDNFWHTGQPGPGGYCSEIYFDRGPDYGVEGGPVADEDRYIEIWNLVFMEFELAEVRSKVDFDIAGDLPAKNIDTGMGLERVAFLLQGVENMYEIDEVFPVIEVASRLSGREYGADEHADVQMRVVADHVRSALIIIGDGVRPGNEGRGYILRRLLRRAVRAMRLLGVKDEVLPELLPVSMQAMKLSYPELETDFDRISRVAYAEEKAFLRTLESGTQLFANAAESLSGSEKTISGDIAFALHDTHGFPIDLTLEMAAEAGLNVDETGFRELMSEQRTRAKADAKAKKGGGHTDLSAYSALLDEGTSEFVGYDRLEADSRVRGIVADGVATEVLTAGQSADVVLDLTPFYAESGGQRADVGLISGHGFTARVTDVQNPVKGLPAHRVEVIDGELHVGDEVLAAVDHDHRFQGAQAHTATHLVHAALREILGNHAVQAGSLNQPGYMRFDYSFPEAPSTQMRAEIEEVANLAVRSNYEVGTEYMPFDEAKKSGAMALFGEKYPNVVRVVDIGGPFSRELCGGTHVGASAEVGPISVLSEASVGSGVRRIEAAVGMDAFRSLAAERTIVSSLSEMLKVPGTDVTSRVSDLMSRLKDAEKEISRLNAQQLLASAGKFLDAAQTVGDTLFVVAELGEVSNAGDIRTLVTDLRGRVHDRQAVVLGLGVSNGKPVVVIATTEAARTAGLQAGKLVSLACGELGGGGGGKPDLAQGGGSDPAAIPAAIGAVKAAIQ; this is translated from the coding sequence TTGAAGACGGCAGAGATCAAACAACGCTGGCTGGACTACTTCGAAGCGAACGGGCACACCGTGGTCCCCTCGGCGTCGGTGATCAGCTCCGATCCGTCCATCCTGTTCAACATCGCAGGCATGGTCCAGTTCATCCCCTACCTCACCGGCCGGGAACCCGCCCCATTCAACCGGGCCACCAGTGTGCAGAAATGTGTGCGCACCGCCGATATCGAAGAGGTCGGAAAGACGACCCGCCACGGCACGTTCTTCCAGATGAACGGCAACTTCTCCTTCGGCGACTACTTCAAACGCGATGCCATCAAATTCGCCTGGGGACTGCTGACGAACCCGGTCGCCGACGGCGGTCTGGGCTTCGCCCCCGAGAAGCTGTGGGCGACCGTCCACGAGGACGATTCCGAGACCATCGACATGTGGCTCGAACAGACCTCCATTCCGCGTGAGCGCATCCAGCTGCGCGACAACGAAGACAACTTCTGGCACACCGGCCAGCCCGGACCCGGAGGCTACTGCTCGGAGATCTACTTCGATCGCGGCCCCGACTACGGCGTCGAAGGCGGCCCCGTGGCCGACGAGGACCGCTATATCGAGATCTGGAATCTCGTGTTCATGGAGTTCGAACTCGCTGAGGTGCGCTCGAAGGTCGACTTCGACATCGCCGGGGATCTGCCCGCGAAGAACATCGACACCGGCATGGGACTCGAACGCGTGGCCTTCCTGCTCCAGGGCGTGGAGAACATGTACGAGATCGACGAGGTCTTTCCCGTCATCGAGGTCGCCAGCCGACTCTCCGGTCGCGAATACGGAGCCGACGAACACGCCGATGTGCAGATGCGCGTCGTCGCCGACCACGTCCGGTCCGCACTCATCATCATCGGCGACGGGGTCCGCCCCGGCAACGAGGGGCGCGGCTACATCCTGCGTCGGCTGCTCCGCCGTGCCGTGCGCGCAATGCGCCTGCTCGGGGTCAAGGACGAGGTCCTGCCCGAACTGCTGCCCGTGTCCATGCAGGCGATGAAGCTGTCCTACCCCGAACTCGAAACCGACTTCGACCGGATCTCCCGGGTCGCCTACGCCGAGGAGAAGGCGTTCCTGCGCACCCTCGAATCCGGCACCCAGCTGTTCGCGAACGCTGCGGAATCGCTGTCCGGGAGCGAGAAGACCATCAGCGGGGACATCGCCTTCGCCCTGCACGACACGCACGGCTTCCCCATCGACCTCACCCTCGAAATGGCTGCCGAGGCAGGACTGAACGTCGACGAGACCGGGTTCCGTGAGCTCATGAGCGAGCAGCGCACCCGGGCGAAGGCCGATGCGAAGGCGAAGAAGGGCGGTGGGCACACCGATCTGTCCGCGTATTCAGCCCTGCTCGACGAAGGCACCAGCGAATTCGTCGGCTACGACCGACTCGAAGCCGATTCGCGTGTGCGCGGCATCGTCGCAGACGGCGTCGCCACCGAGGTGCTCACCGCCGGCCAGAGCGCCGACGTCGTCCTCGACCTCACCCCGTTCTACGCCGAATCCGGCGGTCAGCGCGCCGATGTCGGCCTCATCTCCGGCCACGGCTTCACCGCCCGCGTCACCGATGTGCAGAACCCGGTCAAGGGATTGCCCGCCCACCGCGTCGAGGTCATCGACGGCGAACTCCACGTCGGCGACGAAGTGCTCGCCGCGGTCGATCACGATCACCGATTCCAAGGTGCTCAGGCCCACACCGCCACCCACCTCGTCCACGCCGCTCTGCGCGAGATCCTCGGCAACCACGCCGTGCAGGCCGGTTCGCTCAACCAGCCCGGTTACATGCGCTTCGACTACTCGTTCCCCGAAGCCCCGAGCACGCAGATGCGGGCGGAGATCGAAGAGGTCGCGAACCTCGCCGTGCGATCGAACTACGAGGTCGGCACCGAATACATGCCCTTCGACGAAGCGAAGAAGTCCGGTGCCATGGCCCTGTTCGGAGAGAAGTACCCGAACGTGGTGCGCGTCGTCGACATCGGCGGCCCGTTCTCCCGCGAACTCTGCGGCGGCACCCACGTCGGCGCCTCCGCCGAAGTCGGTCCGATCTCCGTGCTCTCCGAAGCCTCCGTGGGTTCGGGAGTCCGCCGCATCGAAGCCGCCGTCGGCATGGACGCCTTCCGCTCCCTGGCCGCCGAGCGGACCATCGTGTCCTCCCTGTCCGAGATGCTCAAGGTGCCCGGCACCGACGTGACCTCGCGCGTCTCGGACCTCATGAGCCGGCTCAAGGACGCGGAGAAGGAGATCTCCCGTCTCAACGCCCAGCAGCTGCTGGCCTCGGCCGGGAAGTTCCTCGACGCCGCACAGACCGTGGGCGACACCCTCTTCGTCGTCGCCGAACTCGGCGAGGTCTCCAACGCCGGCGACATCCGCACGCTCGTCACCGATCTGCGCGGACGCGTCCACGACCGACAGGCCGTGGTGCTCGGGCTCGGCGTGAGCAACGGCAAACCCGTCGTGGTCATCGCCACCACCGAGGCGGCCCGCACCGCCGGACTGCAGGCGGGCAAGCTCGTCTCCCTGGCCTGCGGCGAGCTCGGCGGCGGGGGCGGCGGCAAGCCCGACCTCGCACAGGGCGGCGGCAGCGATCCAGCAGCGATTCCGGCCGCGATCGGGGCCGTCAAGGCGGCTATCCAGTGA